Part of the Meiothermus sp. CFH 77666 genome is shown below.
AGCAGCCCGGTAAAGGTCAGTTCCCGAAAGTACGTCACCTCGGTACGTCCCTCGGGCAGTGGATACTTGGGAATGCGATACTGCACTTTCCTGGGCACCAGCTCCACGTTGCACATCCGCCCGATATTCACCGAGTTGTCGAAAAGTTCGTCCATCCGGCTGCCCCAGAGCTCTTTTTCGTCTTCAAAGGTCTGAACCATCTCCTGGGGGCTTTTGACATAAAACTCGTCGCAGGGGAACTTCCAGCGGTTGGGGTCGTCCCAGGTGGCCTTGGACTGCACCGCCAGCACCACCGCGTGGGCCTCGGCGTCCTCTTTGCGGACGTAGTGCCCGTCGTTGGTGGCCACAATCCCCAGGCCGTACTTATCGGCAAACTCCTTAAGTACCCGGTTCACCTTGTGCTGCTCGGGCAGGCCGTGGTCTTGAATCTCGATGAAGTAGCGCTCGGGGCCAAATATCGAGAGGTATTCCTGCAGGCGCTTTTCCGCGTCCTCGTGGCGCTCCTGCAAAATAAACTGTGGAATTTCGGCCCCCAAACAGCCCGAAAGGGCGATGATGCCCGCGTTATGCTCGCGCAGAATCTCGCGGTCTATGCGGGGTTTACCGTAGAAACCCTCGAGGTAGGCCCGGCTGGCCAGCCGGGAGAGGTTCTGGTAGCCCTCCATGTTCTGGGCCAGCAGCGTGAGATGAAAATAACCCCCATCCAGCCCCTTCCCCTGCTTGCGGTCAAAGCGAGACTCGGCGGCCACATAGGCCTCGTAGCCGATGATGGGCTTGACGCCCATCTCGGTGGCGTACTTGTAAAACTGCACCGCTCCGAACAGGTTGCCGTGGTCGGTCATGGCCAGCATGGGCTCCTCGGGCGAGGTCTGCTTGACCCACTTGAGCAGGTCTTTGAGCCGGGCCGCCCCATCCAGCAGGCTGAACTGGGTGTGCTGGTGCAGGTGGGCAAACTTACAAACCGGGCAGTTATCGGGGGTGTGGACTTTGCGATTTTCAAATGGATTGAGATCCGTGGCCATTATGGACAAAGCATAACGCAAAACCATCGGTATCCCTATGGCCCTCCAGCAAAGGCGGTTTCCCTGTAAGGCGGAGCCACATCTGACCGAAGATAGCGCTTGCCAAGCTGGTAAACTCAACCCGGTGAACCCCGCCAGACCCTCTACGGCCCCCTGGGCCTATGCACTGGGGGAGTTTGGGTTGGCTTTGCCGACCCATGCAGTGGGCAGTTTTCTGGTTTTTTTCTACACCGACCAGCTCGGTCTGGCTGCGTCCTGGGTTGCCCTGGCCCGCAGCATCAATGCGGTCTGGGACACCCTCAACGACCCCCTGTTTGGCTATCTGTCCGACCGTACCCAGCATGCCAGAGGGCGACGCTGGCCCTGGCTGCGGTTTGGCCTGCCGCTGTATGTGCTGTGTAGCCTGCCCTTGTGGTGGGTGCCGGCAGGGCTTCAGGGCCTGGGGCTGTTTATCTACTTCCTGATTTTTCTGTTGGTGTTTGAAGCCCTGGCTTCGCTGGTGTATCTCAACTTCAACGCGCTTTTTCCAGCACTTTATCCCGAAGAAGATACCCGGGTGCGGGCCAATGCACTACGGCGGGCAGCAAGTTTGCTGGGACTGCTGATGGTAACTTCATTGAGTCCGCTGCTGTATACCCGGCTTGGATTTGGCGGCATGAGCCTGATCTGGGCCGGGTTGGCCGGGCTCAGTCTGTGGCGTTTTTTCTCCAACCTGCGCGAACCCGGATGGGCACCCCCCTCTGCTTTTGCGGGTTTCTGGGCCAATCTGCTGGATACCCTTAAAAACCCGGATTTTCGGCTGATGTTGGCGGCGGTTGCACTGACCCAGACCGCTTTGGGGCTCTTGATGCTGGGCTTTCCCTTTTTTGCCAGGTATGCCCTCGAGCTACCCGGCGCACAAACAGGGGTGATTTTTGGAGCGGTATTTGGAGTTGCCCTGGTGTGTGCGTTCGTGTGGTCTGCAATCACCCGGAGGCTTGGCGCCAAGCAAGGCTGGCGATTGGCCATGGGGGTATTTGTGCTTGCCCTGTTGCCCCTGTGGCTGGTAGACAGCCTGACCTGGGTACTGATCCTGGCCCTTCCGCTGGGTTTTGCAGTGAGTGGGGTAGTGGTTTTGCAAGATGTGGTACTGGCTCAGGTAATTGATCAAGATGCCGACCAAACCGGTCTGCGACGTGAAGGGGCGTTCTACGGCACGGCGGCTGTACTGGTGCGCCTCTCGGGGGTGATACAGAACCTCATGCTGGCCTCCCTGACCCCTCTGTTTGGCTATGTGAGCGGAGACCAACCCGGCCCTGTGCCAGAAACCGCCTTCCGCTTCCTGATGGCCGGGCCGCCGGTGCTGGCCATGCTGCTGTCGGCACTGGTGGTGGGGTATATCCAGCCTCGGCGTCTCACAAAATGATGCGAGAGAAAGCAGGTGTCAAGGCAGGGCATTCTGTGCGAGATTAGCCGTAACCAACATGAATTAGTCGGAATACCATACCCCCACAACTGGTGAACAAAACGCAATAAACACAAAACAAGGTGTTATGCAAGGGTAGTGTAACTCAAAGCGTATCATCAATACCCTACACGGCGGTTTCCCTGCGTCGGGTACATAACGACGCATCGTGTAGGTTGTATCGATGGAAGTCCCAGCGGTGCTCTACTGAAACCGATTGGCAATCAACACTTTGAGCGCTCTTCACAATAACCGAGTCATCCGGGATTAAGAATCCTTTGTCCTGAACAGAAGAGTGGCCGCCCATCGAGGCGGCCAGGTCTGTGAAGACCGCGATATTCGCCACTAAATCACCCGGGGTAAGTGGTAAGGTCTTACTATTCAAACTCCGAGACTAAAAAGGGCGGCGGTGGTAGTTTTCCCAAGGCAAGCTCCCTCACCTCAGCCCGCAGGAAAACTTGACCCTCTGCGAAAGCCTCCAGGTGTAGCAACAGCCCCGTCTCGAGATCTAGTTTCAAGCGATACAAATCTCCTATATGCCAGAGTTCATCCTCCCCTAGACTCGGCGCCCAGACGGTATCAGACGAAAGGGTTTCCTCCGGTATCGGGGTGGCTTCCACACTAATAACCGGCCTGTTGAGAAAAAGATCCTCGGTGGGGCTCCCGAAACGGTGGGTAAACAGCAGGAAAAGGAGAAGAAAATGCTCGCGAGGAAGCGTCCCAAGCTCGAAGGCTTCGTTGTTGATGGGATCACACAGGTATTCACCAAACCCATTCGAGCACCGTACGGTCTTTGCAAGCGGTTCAACCCTTGTCTTGTTGTACCACATGGTCTTTTTTTGTCCGCCTCTAGCAATCACTCTTTTACCAGATTCCCGTGTTACCCTCTGATTTTGGATCTCTTTATTCGTCTCCTCCCTGACCATCCATTCGCCGGGCCTCCACCAAAACTTAAATTCATGCCACAGAGTTCCATACC
Proteins encoded:
- a CDS encoding MFS transporter, which encodes MNPARPSTAPWAYALGEFGLALPTHAVGSFLVFFYTDQLGLAASWVALARSINAVWDTLNDPLFGYLSDRTQHARGRRWPWLRFGLPLYVLCSLPLWWVPAGLQGLGLFIYFLIFLLVFEALASLVYLNFNALFPALYPEEDTRVRANALRRAASLLGLLMVTSLSPLLYTRLGFGGMSLIWAGLAGLSLWRFFSNLREPGWAPPSAFAGFWANLLDTLKNPDFRLMLAAVALTQTALGLLMLGFPFFARYALELPGAQTGVIFGAVFGVALVCAFVWSAITRRLGAKQGWRLAMGVFVLALLPLWLVDSLTWVLILALPLGFAVSGVVVLQDVVLAQVIDQDADQTGLRREGAFYGTAAVLVRLSGVIQNLMLASLTPLFGYVSGDQPGPVPETAFRFLMAGPPVLAMLLSALVVGYIQPRRLTK